A stretch of Carnobacteriaceae bacterium zg-C25 DNA encodes these proteins:
- a CDS encoding amino acid permease — translation MSHEVDHDKNKFGFGAAVLYGINAVIGSGIFLLPQKIYAGLGPSSLAVMFGTAVLTIMLALCFAEMAGYVNKNGGAYQYTKRAFGDFYGFNVGFLGWLVTVIAWSAMAAGFAKIFIVTFPQFQGWNVPLSIGLIVLLSLMNVAGIKTSKTLTITATIAKLIPIIGFSVCTVFFVGQGLQNFTPFVQLTPGKDFMGAVASTAIYIFYGFIGFETLPIVAGEMKNAEKNVPRAILASISVVSILYMLIIAGTIAMLGSDIMSSNGPVQDAFVKMIGPAGAWIVSIGALISITGLSMGESIMVPRFAAAIAEDELLPKQMAKQNDKGAPVVAIAISGIIAVALLLTGSFESLATLSVVFRFFQYIPTALAVLKLRKSEPETKVAFRVPFGPIIPVLAIIISLYMLVADNTMNVVYGIVGAAVATTVYFLLHGRKK, via the coding sequence ATGAGTCATGAAGTGGATCATGATAAAAACAAGTTCGGCTTTGGTGCCGCGGTCTTGTACGGTATTAATGCGGTTATTGGTTCAGGTATCTTTTTATTACCACAAAAGATTTACGCTGGATTAGGACCATCATCACTTGCTGTTATGTTTGGTACGGCAGTTTTAACAATTATGTTGGCTCTATGTTTTGCCGAAATGGCTGGTTATGTCAACAAAAACGGTGGGGCATATCAATATACTAAACGTGCTTTCGGTGATTTTTATGGATTTAATGTTGGATTTTTAGGATGGCTTGTAACTGTAATTGCATGGTCAGCAATGGCAGCAGGTTTTGCAAAAATCTTCATTGTAACGTTCCCACAATTCCAAGGATGGAATGTACCACTTAGCATTGGTTTAATTGTATTATTATCTTTAATGAACGTTGCAGGTATCAAAACATCAAAAACATTAACAATTACAGCGACTATTGCGAAATTAATTCCAATTATTGGTTTCTCAGTATGTACAGTATTCTTTGTAGGTCAAGGTCTACAAAACTTCACACCATTTGTTCAATTAACACCTGGTAAAGATTTCATGGGTGCTGTGGCAAGTACAGCAATCTACATTTTCTACGGATTTATCGGTTTTGAAACATTACCAATCGTTGCTGGGGAAATGAAAAACGCTGAGAAAAACGTTCCTAGAGCGATCTTAGCATCAATTTCAGTTGTATCTATCTTATACATGTTAATTATTGCCGGAACAATTGCTATGCTTGGTTCTGACATCATGTCATCAAACGGACCTGTTCAAGATGCGTTTGTAAAAATGATTGGACCTGCTGGTGCATGGATTGTATCAATCGGGGCTTTAATTTCAATCACTGGTTTAAGTATGGGTGAATCAATCATGGTACCTCGTTTTGCAGCTGCAATCGCTGAAGATGAGTTGTTACCAAAACAAATGGCAAAACAAAACGATAAAGGTGCGCCAGTAGTTGCCATTGCAATTTCAGGTATTATTGCCGTTGCATTATTATTAACTGGATCTTTTGAATCATTAGCAACATTAAGTGTTGTGTTCCGTTTCTTCCAATACATTCCAACAGCATTGGCTGTATTGAAATTAAGAAAATCTGAACCAGAAACAAAAGTAGCGTTCCGCGTTCCATTTGGTCCAATCATTCCAGTATTAGCAATCATCATCAGTTTATACATGTTAGTTGCTGATAACACAATGAACGTTGTATACGGTATCGTAGGGGCTGCAGTGGCTACAACAGTTTACTTCTTATTACACGGTCGAAAAAAATAA
- a CDS encoding HutD family protein translates to MTIHVLNKDEFITSTWSGGKTTQMFLSPANVGYEIGKFDIRISSATIEIEESNFSKLPGYDRIICTLNNDILIQHNDEKKTLLKPLQLHAFSGDDITKSFGQCTDFNVIYKRNFSVNCNVITTQQTLDAHKTYFLYVSDDCKVTINDSDYNFAKGTCVYITHETTNGYINLWQPHPIIVVEF, encoded by the coding sequence ATGACAATTCATGTTTTAAATAAAGATGAGTTCATTACATCTACATGGTCAGGTGGAAAGACAACGCAAATGTTTCTTTCCCCTGCAAATGTAGGGTATGAAATTGGAAAATTTGACATTCGTATTTCATCAGCAACGATTGAAATAGAAGAATCCAATTTTTCTAAACTACCAGGATATGATCGAATTATTTGTACATTAAATAATGATATATTGATTCAACATAACGATGAAAAGAAAACTTTGTTAAAGCCGTTACAACTACATGCTTTTTCAGGGGACGACATCACAAAAAGTTTTGGACAATGTACTGATTTTAATGTGATTTATAAACGCAATTTTTCAGTGAATTGTAACGTTATCACTACCCAACAAACATTGGATGCACATAAAACCTATTTTTTATATGTGTCTGATGACTGTAAAGTCACTATAAATGATAGCGATTACAACTTTGCGAAAGGCACATGTGTATACATTACACATGAAACAACAAACGGCTATATTAATTTATGGCAACCACATCCGATAATAGTGGTTGAATTTTAA
- a CDS encoding formate--tetrahydrofolate ligase: MSYLSDIEIANQVVMDPIEKVAESIGIDSEHLSLYGKYKAKLDANQLEALADKPDGKLILVTAITPTPAGEGKTTTSVGLADGLSHIGKKAMIALREPSLGPVFGVKGGAAGGGYAQVVPMEDINLHFTGDFHAIGAANNLLAALIDNHIHHGNELGIDTRRITWKRVVDMNDRQLRHIVNGLQGKVNGVPREDGYDITVASEIMAVLCLSNSIVDLKNKLRKIIVGYSYDGTPVTAGDLKAEGALTALLKDAIHPNIVQTLEHTPALIHGGPFANIAHGCNSVLATKLALKYADYVVTEGGFGADLGAEKFIDIKCRLGNLKPSAVVLVATVRALKMHGGVAKKDLGAENVEAVIKGLPNLERHLSNIQDVYGLPVVVAINKFPTDTQAELDAVYASCKERNVEVVLSDVWGAGGKGGADLARKVVELAEKDNNFQFVYDESDSIVEKITKVVQKVYRGEGVVLSPKAKREIEQLEKLGFGTYPICMAKTQYSFSDDATKIGAPTGFKITIKDVKVSAGAGFIVVLTGDIMTMPGLPKSPASERIDVDEHGNISGLF; encoded by the coding sequence ATGAGTTATTTATCAGATATTGAAATTGCCAATCAGGTTGTTATGGATCCAATTGAAAAGGTAGCAGAATCTATAGGTATTGATTCAGAGCACTTATCATTATATGGAAAATATAAAGCAAAATTAGATGCTAACCAATTGGAAGCATTAGCAGATAAACCAGATGGTAAATTAATTCTTGTTACAGCGATAACACCAACACCTGCTGGGGAAGGAAAAACAACAACTTCTGTTGGTTTGGCAGACGGATTATCACACATTGGTAAAAAAGCAATGATCGCTTTACGCGAACCATCTCTTGGACCTGTATTTGGTGTTAAAGGTGGTGCTGCTGGTGGTGGATACGCCCAAGTTGTTCCAATGGAAGACATTAACTTACACTTTACTGGAGACTTCCATGCGATTGGTGCAGCAAACAATTTATTAGCAGCGTTAATTGATAACCATATTCACCATGGTAATGAATTAGGTATTGATACACGTCGTATTACTTGGAAACGTGTTGTTGACATGAATGACCGTCAATTAAGACATATCGTTAATGGATTGCAAGGTAAAGTGAATGGTGTTCCACGTGAAGATGGATACGACATTACTGTTGCATCAGAAATTATGGCGGTATTATGTTTATCTAATAGTATTGTAGATTTAAAAAATAAATTACGTAAAATTATTGTTGGTTATTCATATGACGGAACACCAGTTACAGCTGGAGATTTAAAAGCAGAAGGTGCTTTAACAGCCCTATTAAAAGATGCTATTCATCCAAATATTGTACAAACATTAGAACACACACCAGCATTAATTCATGGTGGACCATTTGCCAATATTGCACATGGATGTAACAGTGTTCTAGCAACAAAATTAGCGTTGAAATATGCAGACTATGTTGTTACAGAAGGTGGTTTCGGTGCTGACTTAGGTGCTGAAAAATTCATCGACATTAAATGCCGTTTAGGTAATTTAAAACCAAGTGCAGTAGTTCTTGTTGCGACTGTACGTGCATTAAAAATGCATGGTGGTGTAGCGAAAAAAGATTTAGGTGCTGAAAATGTTGAAGCCGTTATTAAAGGTTTACCTAACTTAGAACGTCACTTATCAAATATTCAAGATGTTTATGGTTTACCAGTTGTTGTTGCTATCAACAAATTCCCAACAGACACACAAGCAGAATTAGATGCAGTATATGCAAGTTGTAAAGAACGTAACGTTGAAGTTGTTCTATCAGATGTTTGGGGTGCAGGTGGAAAAGGTGGTGCTGATTTAGCAAGAAAAGTTGTAGAGTTAGCAGAAAAAGACAACAATTTCCAATTTGTTTACGATGAATCTGATAGCATTGTAGAAAAAATTACAAAAGTTGTTCAAAAAGTTTATCGCGGTGAAGGTGTTGTTTTATCACCAAAAGCGAAACGTGAAATTGAACAATTAGAAAAACTAGGATTCGGTACATATCCAATTTGTATGGCAAAAACACAATATTCATTCTCAGATGATGCTACAAAAATTGGAGCGCCAACTGGCTTTAAAATTACAATTAAAGATGTAAAAGTTTCTGCTGGTGCTGGATTTATTGTTGTATTAACAGGTGATATTATGACAATGCCAGGTTTACCAAAATCACCTGCGTCAGAAAGAATTGACGTTGATGAACATGGTAACATTTCAGGATTGTTCTAA
- a CDS encoding cyclodeaminase/cyclohydrolase family protein: protein MSLVELTITQFMKTLGSDAPAPGGGSASALSGVTGVSLLKMVCELTVGRKKYAEYEEEIQAVKEKAAVLQDKLLLAIDEDTESFNEVSAVFSMPKETDEDKKARAQAMQAALKSATKTPYKVMELLLDVLTLTNSAVGKSNTNASSDLGVAALQAKAALQGAWLNVLTNLSGIKDETFVNEYKTKGLDLYNKGCLLADDIFETIQKTF from the coding sequence ATGTCATTAGTTGAATTAACAATTACACAGTTTATGAAAACGTTAGGATCAGACGCACCTGCTCCAGGTGGTGGATCTGCTAGTGCTTTATCAGGTGTAACTGGTGTTTCACTATTAAAAATGGTATGTGAATTGACTGTTGGTAGAAAAAAATATGCAGAGTATGAAGAAGAAATACAAGCAGTCAAAGAAAAAGCAGCAGTATTACAAGATAAATTATTATTAGCAATTGATGAAGATACAGAATCATTTAATGAAGTTTCTGCAGTATTCTCAATGCCAAAAGAAACAGACGAAGATAAAAAAGCACGTGCGCAAGCAATGCAAGCAGCGTTAAAAAGTGCTACAAAAACACCTTATAAAGTTATGGAATTATTACTTGATGTATTGACACTAACAAATAGTGCAGTTGGAAAATCAAATACAAACGCAAGTAGTGACTTAGGTGTTGCAGCTTTACAAGCAAAAGCAGCTTTACAAGGTGCTTGGTTAAATGTTTTAACTAACTTAAGTGGTATTAAAGATGAAACTTTTGTAAATGAATATAAAACAAAAGGATTAGATTTATACAATAAAGGTTGTCTTTTAGCCGACGATATTTTTGAAACAATTCAAAAAACGTTTTAG
- the ftcD gene encoding glutamate formimidoyltransferase: MAKIVECIPNFSEGRNQEVIDGLVQVAKSVPGVTLLDYSSDASHNRSVFTLVGDENNIQEAAFQLVKYASENIDMTKHSGEHPRMGATDVLPFVPIKDITAKECVEISKVVAKRINDELSIPVFLYEDSATSPDRVNLAKIRKGQFEGMPEKLLQEEWAPDFGERRIHPTAGVMAVGARMPLVAFNVNLDTSNIEIANKIAKIVRGSSGGFKYCKGIGVMLEDRNIAQVSMNMVNYEGTPLYRALETIRFEAQRYGVNVIGTELIGLAPAKALIDCAEYYLQIEDFDYSKQVLENHLLN, translated from the coding sequence ATGGCAAAAATCGTTGAATGCATTCCAAATTTTAGTGAAGGGAGAAACCAAGAGGTTATTGATGGCTTAGTCCAAGTAGCAAAAAGTGTACCAGGTGTTACGTTATTAGACTATTCATCTGATGCAAGTCATAACCGTAGTGTATTTACGTTGGTTGGGGATGAAAACAACATCCAAGAAGCGGCATTCCAATTAGTTAAATACGCTAGCGAAAATATTGATATGACAAAACATTCTGGAGAACATCCACGTATGGGGGCGACTGATGTTTTACCGTTTGTACCAATTAAAGACATCACTGCAAAAGAATGTGTTGAAATTTCTAAAGTAGTTGCAAAACGTATTAATGATGAATTATCTATTCCTGTATTTTTATATGAAGATTCAGCTACTTCTCCAGACCGTGTAAACCTTGCAAAAATCCGCAAAGGTCAATTTGAAGGTATGCCAGAAAAATTATTACAAGAAGAATGGGCGCCAGATTTTGGTGAACGTCGCATTCACCCAACAGCAGGGGTTATGGCAGTTGGTGCACGTATGCCTTTAGTAGCTTTCAACGTGAACTTAGACACTAGCAATATTGAAATTGCAAATAAAATTGCTAAAATCGTTCGTGGTTCAAGTGGTGGTTTCAAATATTGTAAAGGTATCGGTGTTATGTTAGAAGATCGTAACATTGCTCAAGTTTCTATGAATATGGTTAACTATGAAGGAACACCGCTATATCGTGCATTAGAAACAATTCGCTTCGAAGCACAACGTTATGGTGTGAATGTTATCGGTACTGAATTGATTGGTTTAGCACCTGCAAAAGCGTTAATCGACTGCGCAGAGTACTACTTACAAATCGAAGACTTCGATTACAGCAAACAAGTTTTAGAAAATCACTTATTAAATTAG
- a CDS encoding AAA family ATPase — protein sequence MSSLPRLVCYLFGHPVIKLNDEVVTFSFSKVNALLYYLLVNRVSTRDEVAGLLWPDKSEMSAKKNLRNTIYQANKVLGDDFIFSTNHKTIEINPNYPVFCDVDAFQSDDKDALSYYQDVFLKGFFVKDSEDYDLWIVKMRTHFEQMFIKRSYDKIVDDIQNHRYDGVELDIHRLIAIDEFDERHYQLLMNFYFDTNRHSKVIETYYQLVDLLDRELNVLPNRDTRLIYEKTLQVQNKLNQTTKPLNRHVFYGRYDELQQLEENSMRLFNNTHQHIVLEGVSGVGKSALVNTVLQRLTQPCYQKVVICHRSEQQSPLRVIKRLMDELQEICVSLNMTTTSGWNSLIKPLFPKNTLERQAIDDIELMLYDVLHRIQLEQPLILILDDIHFLDYESAMVLNRLMLNLKHQKVLFILTVQPTKNTTVENVLNNLFMNEQLISIPMSTFTKEEVSEYVKKRVDESYLSEGVIDTVYQESEGLPFFVNEYITLLKKNISIDRVTLKMQEFIKEQFNYFNDLQLDVLTVLSYFNHFGTIEMIKEVLDYELELVEETIDLALHSGVLVEQDKGHSLAFTHKKFKEYFYSKQTYTKKRMIHKKIAVILEKQIHAVYSADLLSEVVRHYQEANLPMESMRYWLKKIDLSLATQHDVFPIYKMYQRHFEGLNAEELKTELALIDAEMDKLKKQYAQNMDYQQLSIQRLLLKGKYYIRFAQYELGLELIEQVIIQAKAHQQIPELFEAYRQMIYYYLQVDNPEQLIIFVRKAMQLAVDANNYEQMGMLLRIEGVYYMMTGEFEKAEKQLHESIHIYSITSALFEKYKSNIAAAYDYLAETARIQNDLHRAVTLHTSSLDLMESEQFKASTIVFLLNRGITYLQQGRYDKALNDLMQAKTQNKTVHSLWKAIQLDGYYALCQYHLGQVEDLKNFITRYNENDAYSNPRDKGLVLYLKAIAQQNGIMDTNVSNSETNYLEQAKKYLSVYRDAHLCATIL from the coding sequence ATGTCAAGTTTACCACGATTGGTTTGTTATCTATTCGGTCATCCAGTAATAAAATTAAATGACGAAGTGGTAACATTTTCATTTTCGAAGGTTAACGCCTTGCTGTACTATTTGTTAGTGAATAGAGTATCTACACGTGATGAAGTGGCAGGTTTGTTGTGGCCGGATAAGTCAGAAATGAGTGCCAAGAAAAATTTACGTAACACGATTTATCAAGCCAATAAAGTATTAGGTGATGATTTCATTTTTTCAACCAATCATAAAACAATAGAAATTAATCCGAATTATCCTGTTTTTTGTGACGTTGATGCGTTTCAAAGTGATGACAAAGATGCGTTGTCTTATTATCAAGATGTGTTTTTAAAAGGTTTTTTTGTTAAAGATTCAGAAGATTACGATCTTTGGATTGTCAAAATGCGTACGCACTTTGAACAAATGTTTATTAAGCGTAGTTACGATAAAATAGTAGACGATATTCAAAATCATCGGTATGACGGAGTGGAATTAGACATTCATCGCCTAATTGCCATTGATGAGTTTGACGAAAGACATTATCAATTGTTGATGAATTTTTATTTTGATACAAATCGTCACTCAAAAGTTATTGAAACGTACTATCAATTAGTGGATTTATTAGATCGTGAATTGAACGTTTTACCGAACAGGGATACGCGACTCATCTATGAAAAAACGTTGCAAGTTCAAAATAAATTGAATCAAACAACCAAGCCACTTAACCGTCACGTGTTCTATGGCCGTTATGACGAGTTGCAACAGCTAGAAGAAAATAGTATGCGGTTGTTTAATAATACACATCAACACATTGTTTTAGAAGGTGTGTCGGGTGTTGGAAAGTCAGCTTTAGTGAATACCGTTTTACAACGGTTGACGCAACCATGCTATCAAAAAGTAGTGATTTGTCATCGCAGTGAACAGCAAAGTCCATTGAGGGTTATTAAACGATTGATGGACGAATTACAAGAAATCTGTGTTTCATTAAATATGACGACAACATCAGGTTGGAATAGTTTGATTAAACCGTTGTTCCCTAAAAATACTTTAGAGCGTCAAGCGATTGATGATATTGAATTGATGCTTTACGATGTGTTGCATCGCATTCAATTGGAACAGCCATTGATTTTAATTTTAGATGATATCCATTTTTTAGATTATGAAAGCGCAATGGTATTGAATCGTTTAATGTTAAATTTAAAACATCAAAAAGTGTTGTTTATTTTAACCGTACAGCCAACAAAAAATACGACTGTTGAAAATGTTTTAAACAATTTGTTTATGAATGAACAACTCATTAGTATTCCAATGAGTACCTTTACAAAAGAAGAGGTGAGCGAATACGTTAAAAAACGTGTCGATGAAAGTTATTTAAGTGAAGGTGTTATTGATACCGTTTATCAAGAAAGTGAAGGGTTACCATTTTTTGTCAACGAGTACATTACACTATTGAAGAAAAATATATCCATTGATCGTGTAACGTTGAAAATGCAAGAATTTATTAAAGAGCAATTTAACTATTTTAATGACTTGCAATTAGATGTATTAACGGTTCTATCGTATTTCAATCATTTTGGGACAATCGAAATGATTAAAGAAGTTTTAGACTACGAGCTAGAGTTGGTAGAAGAAACGATTGACTTGGCATTGCATTCTGGTGTGCTTGTTGAACAAGATAAAGGACATTCGTTGGCGTTTACGCATAAAAAATTTAAAGAGTATTTTTATAGTAAACAAACGTATACGAAAAAACGAATGATTCATAAAAAAATCGCAGTGATTTTAGAAAAACAAATTCATGCTGTGTACAGTGCGGATTTATTATCCGAAGTCGTTAGACATTATCAAGAGGCGAACTTGCCAATGGAATCGATGCGTTATTGGTTGAAAAAAATTGATTTATCACTTGCAACGCAACACGATGTATTTCCTATTTATAAAATGTATCAACGCCATTTTGAAGGGTTGAATGCAGAAGAATTAAAAACGGAATTAGCATTGATTGATGCCGAGATGGATAAATTAAAAAAACAATATGCGCAAAATATGGATTATCAACAATTATCGATTCAGCGTTTATTGTTAAAAGGAAAATATTATATTCGATTTGCTCAATATGAATTGGGATTAGAATTAATTGAGCAAGTGATTATACAAGCAAAAGCGCATCAGCAAATTCCAGAGTTATTTGAAGCTTACCGTCAAATGATTTATTACTACTTACAGGTGGATAATCCAGAACAGTTAATTATTTTCGTTAGAAAAGCAATGCAACTAGCTGTAGATGCGAATAACTATGAACAAATGGGAATGTTGCTTCGTATTGAAGGTGTCTACTACATGATGACGGGAGAATTTGAAAAAGCGGAAAAACAATTGCATGAGTCTATTCATATTTATAGTATTACAAGTGCGTTGTTTGAAAAGTATAAGTCTAATATTGCTGCGGCTTATGATTATTTAGCTGAAACAGCACGTATTCAAAATGACTTACATCGTGCAGTTACATTACATACGAGTTCGCTAGATTTAATGGAGTCTGAGCAATTTAAAGCAAGTACCATTGTATTTTTATTAAATCGTGGTATCACTTACTTACAGCAAGGACGTTATGACAAAGCACTTAATGATTTAATGCAGGCAAAAACACAAAATAAAACGGTACATTCTTTATGGAAAGCCATCCAGTTAGATGGCTATTACGCACTATGCCAATACCATTTAGGACAAGTAGAGGATTTAAAAAACTTTATTACGCGTTATAATGAAAATGATGCATATTCTAATCCGAGAGATAAAGGATTAGTTCTCTATTTAAAAGCAATTGCACAACAAAATGGCATAATGGATACAAATGTGTCAAATAGTGAAACAAACTATTTGGAACAAGCGAAAAAATATTTAAGTGTTTATCGAGACGCGCATTTGTGTGCGACAATCTTATAA
- a CDS encoding imidazolonepropionase — MKADKIFMNIGQLFCPNDLSRALKGSEMNEAVILKDAFLAVKDGLILAKGEGDYSEYVSESTELIDCEQKLVTPGLIDSHTHLVYGGSREHEFSQKLNGVSYLDILKAGGGILSSVRATRESSFETLYDKSERLLDYMLSHGVTAVEAKSGYGLNWETEKKQLEVVKALNENHPIELVSTFMAAHAVPQEYKENPKVFLDQIINDMLPLVKQDNLAEFCDIFCEQNVFTAEESEYLLSHAKDMGFKLRIHADEIKTIGGVDVAAKLQTTSAEHLMKITDDGIAQLAKSGVIGNLLPATTFSLMEDTYAPARKMLNHDMAITLSTDSNPGSCPTANIQFIMQLGCFQMKLTPIEVFNAVTINAAYAIDRADKIGSFDVGKQADVVVFDAPNIDYPIYFFATNLVQTVYKNGEKVFQK, encoded by the coding sequence ATGAAAGCAGATAAAATTTTTATGAATATCGGCCAACTGTTTTGTCCGAATGATTTGTCACGCGCTTTAAAAGGAAGCGAAATGAATGAAGCCGTGATATTAAAAGATGCCTTTTTAGCGGTGAAAGATGGTTTAATTTTAGCTAAAGGCGAAGGCGATTATAGTGAGTATGTGTCAGAATCAACAGAATTGATTGATTGTGAACAAAAATTAGTGACACCGGGTTTAATTGATTCACATACGCATTTAGTTTATGGTGGTAGTCGCGAACATGAATTTTCACAAAAATTAAATGGTGTTAGTTATTTAGATATTTTAAAAGCGGGTGGCGGTATTTTAAGTTCAGTACGTGCCACAAGAGAATCTAGTTTTGAAACATTATATGACAAATCAGAACGTTTATTAGATTACATGCTTTCTCACGGTGTAACAGCAGTTGAAGCGAAAAGTGGATATGGTTTAAATTGGGAAACTGAGAAAAAACAATTAGAAGTGGTTAAAGCGTTAAACGAAAATCATCCTATTGAATTAGTGTCTACTTTTATGGCGGCACACGCTGTCCCTCAAGAGTATAAAGAAAATCCAAAAGTCTTTTTAGATCAAATTATTAATGACATGTTGCCATTAGTAAAACAAGATAATTTGGCAGAATTTTGTGATATTTTCTGTGAACAAAACGTCTTTACAGCTGAAGAGTCTGAATATTTATTAAGTCATGCTAAAGACATGGGATTCAAGTTACGTATTCATGCTGATGAAATTAAAACAATCGGTGGGGTAGATGTTGCTGCAAAATTACAGACAACAAGTGCAGAACATTTAATGAAAATTACAGATGACGGTATTGCACAATTGGCTAAATCAGGTGTTATTGGTAACTTATTACCAGCAACAACATTTAGTTTAATGGAAGATACTTACGCACCAGCACGTAAAATGTTGAATCATGATATGGCGATTACGTTATCAACAGACAGTAACCCGGGAAGTTGTCCAACAGCCAATATTCAATTTATTATGCAATTAGGTTGCTTCCAAATGAAATTAACACCAATTGAAGTGTTTAATGCGGTAACCATTAACGCTGCTTACGCGATTGACCGTGCAGATAAAATTGGTAGTTTTGATGTTGGTAAACAAGCGGATGTTGTTGTGTTTGATGCACCAAATATTGATTATCCAATTTATTTCTTTGCAACAAACTTAGTACAAACTGTTTACAAAAACGGGGAAAAAGTGTTTCAAAAATAA